In the Cucurbita pepo subsp. pepo cultivar mu-cu-16 chromosome LG17, ASM280686v2, whole genome shotgun sequence genome, TCCCAAGGTTCCATTGGCACCTATACAAAATGGAATTCACCCTATGCCTGGTAAGTTGGTTCCTTTTCTACAATATGCTTATAGACATCCATACTTCATCATATTATGCTTAAGTAATTGAATTACTTTAGTTCATAAACACTTTTTTGCAGTGCAGATAATAACTTACCTATAGGGTACCCAGTCCTTCAGCAATCGATGGCTCCAGTCCCAGGTCAACCCCATATTGATACTATGGGTAATGGAATTTCAAGTTGTCATATAGTTAATGGAGTCCCTGCACCAAGTAACTATCGTCGTGTTCAGATGAATTCGGGGAACGAGTAAGTTTGTAGGATCGATCCCTTTGGTCCTTCTCTTATGCTCGGACTGGTTTGTACTTGTTGCCATAACAGTCAGCAATGTTCcttctaaaatataaatgtcagttggttgggaggagaatgaaacattatttatgaGGGGTGTGgaagatgcattttaaaaaccttgaggggaagcccaaagaagacaatatctactagcggtgggtttagactgttacaaatggtatcagagccagacatcgggagatgtgctagcgaggaggttgagtcttgaaaaggggtggacacgaggtgagGTGcgagtaaggatgctgggcctcgaaggggagtggattttGGGGACCTCACATccattggagaaaggaacgagtgctagtgaggacgctggcctcgagatcccacatcggttggggaggagaacgaaacattctttataagggtgtggaaacttctccctgacagacgcgttttaaaaaccttgagaggaagtccgaaagggaaagcccaaagaagacaatatctcgtagcggtgggtttagattgttacaaatggtatcagagttagataCCGGgagatgtgctagcgaggaggttgagtcctgaagggggtggacacgaggcgatgtgcaggtaaggacgctggcctcgaagggggtggattgtgagatcccacctcggttaggaggagaacaaaacattctttataagggtgtggaaacctcccccccttagtagacgcgttttaaaaactttgagaggaagtccgaaagggaaaactcaaagaggacaatatttgctaacggtgggcttggactctTATCGTTCCAACATTTTTGTTGTGCTgatatatgtttccttgaTTTTGTGCttaaagttttcatttgaATTGTTAAAGTATGGCCTACAACAGTATTGCTAACGTTTCTTCTGTTCTTCCACCAAACAGAGCATTGTCATCCATGTCAGAAATTCCTGTGAGTCCAACATCTGTGGCATCCAGTGGTCATTTCCCATTCTCAGCATCAGAAATCTCCGGAATTGGAGCAGAGACTTCGACTCTTGAAACTGCCTTCACATCAGATGTTGCTAATTCTGTGGGCTTGCAACTTCCACCAGATGGTATTGATGGAGATTCTCGGGACTCTTTCAGATCATTGGATCAAATTCAATGGAATTTCAGCATGTCGGATCTGACGGCAGATTTGTCAAATTTGGGAGGTATAACATTGCTTAAACTTCACCAATTACTTCTCATATTAGCTTCAATGGtgttttattgaattattttgattattttcaaCTCCTGCAGATTTAGGAGCTTTGGGAAACTATCCTGGTTCTCCATTTCTGCCTTCTGATTCGGATCTTTTGCTTGATTCTCCAGAGAATGAGGATTTAGGTATCAAATCTACATACTCActttaattctttctttcagCTGTTTCCATTTCATCTCTGTTTAGGTCTCTGAATCTTTttgttaaagaaaaagtaaataaataatgatgaagaagaagaaacaaaaggatagaaagaaaaagaaagcttCAAATCCCATTCTTCTTGCTAACGATAACCggctaagcccaccactaacagatattgtcctatttgagctttctctttcgggtttcctgtcaaagtttttaaaatatgtctactagggagaagttttcacactcttataaagagtgtttcgttctcctccccaaccgatgttggatctcaccatccacccccttcagggccgacgtcctcattggcactcgttctcttctccaattggtgtgagatcccccaaatccaccccccttcggggcccagtgtccttgctgacacatcatctcgtgtccacccccttcgggacttagcctcctcgctggcacatcgtccggtgtctggctctgataccatttgtaacagtctaagcccttcgctagcagatgttgttctgtttgggtttttcctttcggacttttcctctaggtttttaaaacgcgtctgctagggagagctttctacacccttataaagaatgttttgttcccctctccaaccgatgtgggatctcacaatctacccctcttcggggtCCAGCATTTTCGGtgacactcgttctcttctccaattgatgtggaatctcacaatctcccACCCCTTTCGAGACCCAGCAtcttcgctgacactcgttcctctctccaattgacgtgggatctcacagtttcTCTCTAAACATTAAGGATCGACTAAACCCTAGGCCTTAACACTTGTTAACATATCTATgcttctttccttttgtttatgatccgTTTGGTCACAGCTATCAACCACATGCCTACAGTTTGCATTTGTATAGTAAAATCACAACCTCTAAACACAaatacatacaacctcacacACGCAGGcaaccttttcttttgcaatgGCCTGCCATATTGATATTATTCTGTTGTCTAAGTACTTCCTAAAAATGTGATAAACTGCACCAACTCTATAGGAaaatcagagagagagagagagagagagatgaaccTTACTTTGGTACGTTAGCAGCCAAATTTAGTAGGGTCAGGTAACTATTCTCGATAATAGTTGAGGTGGACTAGTTGGCTGGGGTCTATTGGAATGACTTCAATAAATTCTGCATGCATTTAAATGCCTCTGTCATTATGTACTGCTTGACACTTAATAACTGTTTTATGTTACAGTTGAGGATTTTTTCGTCGATTCTGTGCCCGGGCAATCGTGCTCGCAATCGGATGAAGAGAAAACTTAGATGATGCAAGGTTAGGCAGTCAATGTTCCCTTTTCACTTTGATTAGTTGGATAAGATAAAATCAGAACAATAAGTAATAAGTCATTGCTAGAAATTTTGTGGGGACTGTTACCTTCAGTTTCAAACATCTTGAAATTGACTGCGGTTTCGCTTGTATGCTTTGTATGATTGTTGAGTAGAAACAGTAGACATGCCAGAGGAATTTTCAATGCATTGTTCTTTTACAAAGCTATTAATAGTTTGAAAGTTGAGGCTACAAATCCCAATCCCATACATATACATGTGCGATCCCAAAGCTTCAACTTGAAATAAAATCATACCCTCACGTCTAGGAATGGGGCACGAACCTTCTCGATGGCGTCATCCTGTTTCGTGTTTTGGCAGCATTAAGACGGTCTCCTAACGTTTTTAACACTATCTCCTAAAGTTAGTTTAATTGCACAAGCCTAATACAACTTACAAGATGTTCTCCCGTGCTTCTATCTGAGTGGGAGATTATTAGATTTATGgcttaaaatttgtaatttttacgTATTTGACTAAATATTCATTTGCCATTTGTTTCTACTTCGATATTCATTGTCTTTCTACTTCAAGTATTTGACTAATTTACGATAGATTCATGATATAAAAGTAAAGTGAGGGCTATAAGTTTTACTTGAGGATCCATATTATGTAAACGAAggatactaaaaaaatattatacattATGAAAAAtcacaacaaaaacaataatatattttaaaaataattctaaaacaATTCTAGATAATAAAACTTACATATAAAGCACCATTCTACTTGCACGAtgagaataaaaatgaaatctcTTTGAATTACAAGTTTATTCACATTATATAATTACATTAGGAATATAAATTAGACATGTAATAAACATCCAACACCAAGCCCTTCCTGTAGGAGGCATAGAAAATTTCTCTTATACTCGAGGGTATGACTTTCCCTTATTGTCAATCATGTCAGCATCATTGAAGAACGATGTGGAGGCTAATAATGTTaaaagcattatttataagcaAATATTCCTAGAGTGAACAAAGGCATTGTTAACCAATTGTCTTGCTATATAACCAAATAGTTGATGAAGAAAAAGTAGTGAACCTCTGAAATAATATGCCTTCATgtagagagagggagagagagagagagagactaaATCCTAGGCTTACTGTACAGAGGCATGCAGTCATATCTGCAACTTATGATCACCCGTTTGAAGAATTTCTATAGCCGGACCTCGGGTCTGCTCCGCCCTTGGTATACAAAGAGCCAACTGAAGGAACTTCATTGTGCGATGAGGCGATTGCAGAAAGGGGTTGGAAATTTGTGTTGCCAACAAACCAGTAGAGAGCCCATTTCAAATTGCAGAGAGTATACTTGAGAGCTTTTGTCCAATACTCCGGTTTGTTGAAGCTTTGCGTGATGGAGTAGTTTTCGACCTTGTCGTTCTCGATCCTGCAACATTATCTGACGATGATGATCAAAAAAGCAAGCTAGATTGATGTCGGAATATCTGGATTGAGCACGAACAAGAAAACTAGCGTAATATGGCACACGTGAGAGGCTGATTTTGATTGATATGCAGTTTCAATCAAAATTGGTAAAAATGCCTATTTTGGGCATGTTCATGCCCTCTTAACATAttaccgcccaagcccaccgctagtaaatattgtcctattgagctttctctttcgagcttcacCTCAAGGTTTGTAAAACGCGTcaggtagggagaggttttcacacccttataaagaatgttttgttctcctccccaatcaacgTCGGATCTCACAGAATCTTTGTTGATTGTTTTAAGTTAGATTACTCTGTTTATCCCCAGGATGAAACTACTTGATCATCGTAATGCCTGAGTTTCATATCATACACAGAATCCCAAGAGTTTTGTCATTCATTTGGTATTGTGCCTTAATCTAGACAAGCAGCATGAACAGCAAGAAACTATACATGCATAAACAAGGTAACACAGCTAATAATATTGGAGATATATAAAAGAGAACACAACTACAAGATAATACAATCACACACATGGAATAAATGATATCCAAAATAATGGAACTTACTTATATGGCAATTTGAAACATTTCTCATGCGGTATGTTGTTCTCCTGATCCCTAGAATTTGCAAACTCAGCAAATTCCTTTAGGCAAGTCAAGAACAACGTCATGGCTTTATCGTAACGTGTGCTCCAAAACAAGTTCACAGGCCCAAACCTGTTTCAGTTACtacatatcatatcaagaGCCCTGAAGAACTTTAAGAAGATTTGGAAACTAAACATAAACAAGGTAGAATTTTGAAGAtcggggaaaaaaaaaaaacatcaatccTCATATTTCAGTACACCAAGTTTCTCCTGTGTCGACTCACAAAACAAAGTAACAGGAACCAGACTAAGGCATTATATTAAGAATTCATTACTTACAGTTCATATGTGCTATTGTTGTCCATGATACGAGGGTAGCTCCCCATTGGAAGTATTTTAATACGATATCTAGGAAGTAACGAATTAAGGAAATGGGTTTCATTACTCAAACTGGATCCTTAAATCATTTATGACGTTGTAGACACCAAGGATGCACGGAAGAATCAATGGCAATGGTATTGTTCCCAGAATAGAAGTTCAAAACAATCAACTTGGACATTCAACAATGTTCCAAACCAGAATGCAATATGGAACAATTAccaatttaactaaattatttacaACTTATTTTCCTAATCTATTGTTCAATATGAGAAGCATCACTCTAATACCTTTTATTTTCgaatatatttcaaatctAAAATTGTCAAGTAACCTACtttatccttttctttttcttactaGAACTCGTTTCCAATTTGTTAAAGGTCTGCAACATCATCTCATCTCAATCAATCCAAATCATAAATGcaaatataataatcaaagtacaaatttcaagaaaaaggaACTTAATGATCGATATGGGTGTTGTACAGAACGATCCTACAGAAATTGTTACTCCGAAAAGGATACTGAAACCTTGGCCTGAAATACTGACACATTGTATGAAGAAGAAGGCTAGCTTGTCCCCAGGCAGCATTTATTTCATCCCATTCAACCTAAATGTTTCGACTAAAAAAGTTAGCaggaaaaaaaagatgggAGTCTAATGACTAAAAATTCTAGAACACAGAACAACAGAATGTGCCTAGTTTTCATACTGGAATCTTTGGAAGACGCCCAAGCCGGAAATTGTTAATCGTTCCAAAATCTCCGTCATGCCAGATTGGAAATGCATCATTGAGCACATTTGTTCGCTTCAACAATTCCAAGTGTGCTTGTGAAACTTCTATCTTTGCTAAAATTGCATCTCTCTCTTCCTGTTATAGTCCTCATTCAACAACGTAATAGAAAAGTTGTCACGCAGAGGATGGTTATGAATTCTTTTAATGTTGAAAAGTTAATCGTGAACAGGGGTCCCTCatttaaaatcaagaaatatGGGTCATAAGCGGTAGTGTAGCAGTTCTATAAATCAAGAACGTATTAATAGTTTATATTACTATGAAATATTAGAAGGTTctaattttcttccatttttctgcAAAGAACATATCAATCAAGTCCCAGGTTCACATTTGCGATCggatttgaagtttttttgcAAAGACAAACCTAATGCAAGGATGCAATACCAATTCTATATGCTACCGGTTGCCAGTGATAGGAAAAAGGCTTATATTGATAGCAAAAGCTccttatataatttttatttatcctgGAAGATTATTTTGATAGCTAAAGCTCCCTTAAGCCTTTTTGATCATGAGCACAAGGTTAAAAGGCTCAGGCTATCATAATCAGATGATCAAGTTAGTCCTATGATTAGAGATTTAGACGTTCATTACATGCCAAGCTAGACCAAAACACACAttccttttgtttccttttttttttctttttttaaatatgaatagcAACAACATAACGTTGAGCTTTACTGGATT is a window encoding:
- the LOC111778363 gene encoding uncharacterized protein LOC111778363, whose translation is MKTTQGTKESSQASRDSTIDKANEKENDKINTTEAPITDSSSVSATSNDSKRLSPQDIEFVQNLIERCLQLYMNRDQVVKTLLTRARIDPGFTTLVWQKLEEENADFFRAYYIRLKLRKQILLFNHLLEHQYHLMKYNIPPKVPLAPIQNGIHPMPDNNLPIGYPVLQQSMAPVPGQPHIDTMGNGISSCHIVNGVPAPSNYRRVQMNSGNEALSSMSEIPVSPTSVASSGHFPFSASEISGIGAETSTLETAFTSDVANSVGLQLPPDGIDGDSRDSFRSLDQIQWNFSMSDLTADLSNLGDLGALGNYPGSPFLPSDSDLLLDSPENEDLVEDFFVDSVPGQSCSQSDEEKT